A stretch of DNA from Leptospira wolffii serovar Khorat str. Khorat-H2:
TTTAAGCGCAAGGATACCTGACCGACAGAACGAACTTCTCCGGAAAGTCCTACTTCTCCCAAAACGGCGGCGCGAGCTCGAACCGGTCTATCCGTAAAACTAGAGAGAATAGAAGCGCAAATTGCCAGGTCTAATGCGGGCTCGTCTATCTGCAATCCACCCGCCAGGTTTCCGAAGATATCGCATTGAGACAATGTGTGACCCAGATATTTTTCGATTACCGCCGCAAGCTGAATGAGTCTCCTTGTATCCGGACCTTCCGCCATTCTTCTCGCCATGGAATAATTGGTCTTACTTACCAAGGCCTGAACTTCCACGCTCAATGCTCGACTTCCCTCTAAGACGGAACTGATTACGGATCCGCTTTTTCCTTCGGTCAAGGAACTGATGAATACTCTCTGTCTGTCCTTGACTTCCTTAAGTCCAGACTCTGTCATTTCGAAGACGGCAAGATCTCCCACCGCCCCGAATCGATTTTTCACGGCTCTTAGAAGGCGGAAATAATTCAGACGATCCCCTTCGAAATACAGGACGGTATCCACCAAATGTTCCAACACCTTGGGTCCTGCAATGGCTCCGTCCTTGGTGATATGACCGGTCATCAAGATGGGAATGCCGGTGCGCTTTGCGGTCTCCAATAATACTTGAGTACATTCTCTCAACTGAGTGACCGTTCCGGCTTGGTTGGGCAGAGCCTCTCGAGTCAGAGTCTGGATGGAATCTACGAATACGATATCCGGAGAAATGTCCTCCACCATGGCCGAAATATTTTCCGCATAGGTCTCGGAGGAGAGAAGAAGTTGCGAGGAAAGCACTCCCATTCTCGCGGCTCGTAGGCCTACTTGAGAAGAGGATTCCTCTCCGGATATATAAAGAATTTTGCATCCTTGGGAGATTAGGCTGCGGCTAATCTCCAAGATCAATGTGGACTTTCCGACTCCCGGTTCTCCGCCTACTAGGATCAAGCTTCCAGGAACAAGCCCTCCTCCCAAAACCAAATCCAGCTCAGAGAGTCCTGTGACGAGTCTTCTGGTATCGTCCTCCGGAACCGAATCCACCGGAACCGGCTCCTTGTATACGGCGCTTTTTTTAAAAGAAGTAGAAGCTGCGGAAAAACGATCTCCCCCCGACTCTTCTACAATGGTATTCCATTTACCACAAGAATCGCATTTGCCTGCCCAGCGAGGAAATTCCTGTCCGCAAGCCTGGCAGAGAAAGATTTTCGTAATCTTCTTTTTCAATGTTCGAAGAGTGTCTCCATTTCCAACCAATCTATTTGGTTGAATACAGGCAGACAAGAGAATGCTTCCTGCGCGAGTTCGTATCTACCTTCCCGCAAGAGTATTTGGCTTAACTTTTGTTGAAGGGAAATCAAATACAAAACGTCTCCGGACGCATATTCTATCTGATCCTTTGTGAGAATTTTCGCTCCCCAATCCGAAGACTGGTTTTTTTTATCCAGATTCTCGTCGAAGAATTCGCGGATGATATCCTTGAGTCCATGTCTATCCGTATAAGTGCGCGCGAGTTTGGATGCGATCTTGGTGCAAAAAACTCCTTTGGTCCGGATCCCTAGTCTATATCTTAAGAAGAGAGTATCCATACGAGCGAAATGAAAGATCTTAGTGATATCCGGATTCTCGAATAGACTTTGGATGCGAGGAGCCTCTGTTTGGTCCGGAAGAATCTGGACCAAACTGACTCTGTTTTTGGAATCGCAGATCTGGACAACGCAGAGTCTGTCCCTTCTTGGATTCAGTCCCATCATTTCGCAATCCACTGCCAAATGATCGTCTGTAAGATACTCTTTCATTCTTTCTTCGGAAAGATCTCCGGGAAATAGGTCCGGTTTTGCGTTCGTTCGGTTGGATGCCATAAAGCCAAAATAATCCGCTTCGGCTTCCCGGTCCGCAAGAAAAGACCGGACTAGAACGGGGATTTTTTCCTTTTCTAACTCCGGAATCGGTAAACCATCGTCATAAATTCCGTATCTATTTGTAATTTCCGGAACTGAACGGAAACCGGTGGAAACGGTAAGATTCTACAGAAGTATTATTTAGAACCGGGAATTCAGAATGAAAGCCATCCTTAGCACTCGTATTTATGAGGAAAAACAGGAATCTCGTTTCGAGTTCCTTGCCGGAAAAACGGAATGCATAAGCGACTGCGGAAACTATCGCTTCTTCTTTAAATGCGTCAAGACCGCAGGCAAATCCACTTATTCTCCCATAATAGAATGGATTGGAGAACGTAGACCCCAGGCAGGCCTCGAACTTTTGACCTTCGAGTGGGAACTCCCTTCTCACGAGATCTCTTCGGGAAAAATTTTCCGGCACGGTTACCAGTCTTGGAGCCTTTCTCATTCCGAGGATATCCAGGCCGCGGATGTTTCCCCCAAATTGTCCTTCTTACAATATTCCCAGGAGAATATATATTCGGAACATTCCGGAACGGAAGGAGAATGGATTTCCGAAATGTTCGTCATTCTTCTTCCGGAGTCCGGCGACCAAAAATATTTCGCAGGGGCGATTTCCAAAGGAGAAGAAGGAGTCAAGTTCCGTGTATTCTCCGATTCTTCGAACAATAAGAAAGAATTCCTCGGCGGAAACATTCGCGTAGTTTACGATCTATATCGGTTCGAGGATTTCAAAGGGAATAAGATGCCCCTTACTCAGATCCGAGTTTCCTCCTTCAAAGGAGAAGAAGCGGTCTTTTTGAAAAACTATTTCTCCGAGCTGGGTAAAAATCTAAAAGTAAAACTTCCCCAATTACCCGTCCCCACAGGCTGGTGCTCCTGGTATCATTACTTCACTAAAATTTCCGAGAAAATCATCCTACAAAATTTAAAGGAATTAAGAACCAAGAATCTGGGAGTGAAGGTATTCCAGATAGACGACGGATACCAACTGGAAATCGGGGATTGGCTGGAAACGAACGACAAATTTCCGGGAGGAATGAAATTGCTCGCAGAAGCGATCCATTCCGAGAAGCTTATGCCGGGGATTTGGCTCGCTCCTTTTTTGGTTCGTAAAAAATCCAAATTCTTCCAGAAATTTCCGGAAGCTGTCCTCAAAGACAGGGAAGGCAATCCCGTTCCCGCGCTTTGGAATCCGAATTGGGGAGCGGATTATACCTATACCTTGGACGTGACCCATCCGGCCTCCAAGGAATTTCTCGCGAACGTAATTAAGACTTTCGTAAAAGACTACGGATACAAATACCTCAAGCTGGATTTCCTTTATTCGGCGCTTCTTCCCGGCTGGACCTACGACAGAAGCGTATCACCTCATACTCGTTATATGGACGCGATTCGATTGA
This window harbors:
- a CDS encoding glycoside hydrolase family 36 protein, encoding MKAILSTRIYEEKQESRFEFLAGKTECISDCGNYRFFFKCVKTAGKSTYSPIIEWIGERRPQAGLELLTFEWELPSHEISSGKIFRHGYQSWSLSHSEDIQAADVSPKLSFLQYSQENIYSEHSGTEGEWISEMFVILLPESGDQKYFAGAISKGEEGVKFRVFSDSSNNKKEFLGGNIRVVYDLYRFEDFKGNKMPLTQIRVSSFKGEEAVFLKNYFSELGKNLKVKLPQLPVPTGWCSWYHYFTKISEKIILQNLKELRTKNLGVKVFQIDDGYQLEIGDWLETNDKFPGGMKLLAEAIHSEKLMPGIWLAPFLVRKKSKFFQKFPEAVLKDREGNPVPALWNPNWGADYTYTLDVTHPASKEFLANVIKTFVKDYGYKYLKLDFLYSALLPGWTYDRSVSPHTRYMDAIRLIRKVAGKDIFLLGCGAPILPSVGLFDAMRISCDVAPFWYREKTRILVKDRNGLCTERALINDITRASTHRTLWYNDPDCLLVRQKKNKMTEGQTKIMASVMGVSGGMLFVSDELALLSQEREDLLKNTLQLQAKCRNKTPLPLGLGQDFFPNAIYNPAGYLGIWNPSDEKKELQLDLFFPWDKKNRIDYWTGTSPESLEIDSKKKVLRITLEPWSTVVLHSGKQS
- the radA gene encoding DNA repair protein RadA, whose protein sequence is MKKKITKIFLCQACGQEFPRWAGKCDSCGKWNTIVEESGGDRFSAASTSFKKSAVYKEPVPVDSVPEDDTRRLVTGLSELDLVLGGGLVPGSLILVGGEPGVGKSTLILEISRSLISQGCKILYISGEESSSQVGLRAARMGVLSSQLLLSSETYAENISAMVEDISPDIVFVDSIQTLTREALPNQAGTVTQLRECTQVLLETAKRTGIPILMTGHITKDGAIAGPKVLEHLVDTVLYFEGDRLNYFRLLRAVKNRFGAVGDLAVFEMTESGLKEVKDRQRVFISSLTEGKSGSVISSVLEGSRALSVEVQALVSKTNYSMARRMAEGPDTRRLIQLAAVIEKYLGHTLSQCDIFGNLAGGLQIDEPALDLAICASILSSFTDRPVRARAAVLGEVGLSGEVRSVGQVSLRLKELKGIGMEAVYLPKGNLPEVEKIPGLELVGINSLKELEGIFR
- a CDS encoding ribonuclease D encodes the protein MASNRTNAKPDLFPGDLSEERMKEYLTDDHLAVDCEMMGLNPRRDRLCVVQICDSKNRVSLVQILPDQTEAPRIQSLFENPDITKIFHFARMDTLFLRYRLGIRTKGVFCTKIASKLARTYTDRHGLKDIIREFFDENLDKKNQSSDWGAKILTKDQIEYASGDVLYLISLQQKLSQILLREGRYELAQEAFSCLPVFNQIDWLEMETLFEH